Proteins encoded by one window of Mycteria americana isolate JAX WOST 10 ecotype Jacksonville Zoo and Gardens unplaced genomic scaffold, USCA_MyAme_1.0 Scaffold_68, whole genome shotgun sequence:
- the LOC142404085 gene encoding olfactory receptor 14J1-like — MSNSSSITHFLLLAFADTRELQLLHFWFFLGIYLAALLGNGLIISAVACDHRLHSPMYFFLLNLSVLDLGSISTTVPKSMANTLWDTRAISYLGCATQVFCFHLFLSAECCLLTIMAYDRHVAICKPLHYGTLLGIRACVHMAAAAWGSGLLYAVLHTANTFSIPLCHGNALDQFFCEIPQILKLSCSHSYLSEVGLLVVSAFLVLGCFVFIVLSYVQIFRAVLRIPSEQGRHKALSTCLPHLAVVSLFISTGVFAYLKPPSISSPSQDLVMAVLYSLVPPAVNPLIYSMRNQELKNALRKLVQYILLQH, encoded by the coding sequence atgtccaacagcagctccatcacccactttctcctcctggcatttgcagacacgcgggagctgcagctcttgcacttctggttcttcctgggcatctacttggctgccctcctgggcaacggcctcatcatcagtgctgtagcctgtgaccaccgcctccacagccccatgtacttcttcctcctcaacctctctgttcttgacctgggctccatctccaccactgtccccaaatccatggccaatactctctgggacaccagggccatctcctacttggggTGTGCTACTCAGgttttttgctttcatcttttcttgtcagcagagtgttgtcttctaaccatcatggcctatgaccgccatgttgccatctgcaaacccctgcactacgggaccctcctgggcatcagagcttgtgtccacatggcagcagctgcctggggcagtggtcttctctatgctgtgctgcacacggccaataccttttccatacccctctgccatggcaatgccctggaccagttcttctgtgaaatcccccagatcctcaagctctcctgctcacactcctacctcagcgaggttgggcttcttgtggttagtgcttttcttgttttgggatgttttgttttcattgtgctgtcctatgtgcagatcttcagggctgtgctgaggatcccctctgagcagggacggcacaaagccttatccacgtgcctccctcacctggccgtggtctccctctTTATCAGCACTGGcgtgtttgcctacctgaagcccccctccatttCCTCCCCATCCCAGGATCTGGTGATGGCAGTTCTATACTCattggttcctccagcagtgaaccccctcatctacagcatgagaaaccaggagctcaagaaTGCCCTGAGGAAACTAGTTCAATACATCCTACTTCAGCATTAA